TTTTCCGCCGTGATACCAAAGCTCACGTTCTGGCGATAACGGAATCTGTAACGCGCATACAATCGGTAAGGACTTCCCAGATAAACCTTGTTGTTCGCACGCAATGAATCGCGTACCGTTGGGTCGCCGTAATTCGGAAGAGCTTCTCCATCAGGGTCGTAATATTCCTTGCCGAACAGATTATCGCGATCCATGAATCCTTTGCGTTCCTCAATGTTCATGGTACTACGGAGCAGTACTTCGCTACCGCCTTTGGAAAAGATCTCTTTCAAATTGGCTCGCGTGCTCTTCGCATTTTCGCGCACCGTGACAAAGGGTCTGATCAGCTCAATGGTCTCTGCATCCAAGCCATTGACCGTTTGCAGTTCATAGAAGCTTTGCAGCTTCCCGAATTTTCTGATGTGTTCCAATATTGCACTTACTTGGACATCGCTCAAAAAGATCAAACTGTTCAGCTCCTGAGCATCGGTATGATTCAGGTCGATCGGATTCTTCAGCCTATCCGTAAGTTGATCTACCAGCGCGGTAAGGTCCACACTGCTATCATCGCCTAATTGATCACTGGCGGCTTCGATCCGTTGCTCAATAATATCCCGTGGTATCACATCCTCTTGCGCCTGTACATGCATACAGCCGCAGAACATGGCTATGGCTGCTAAGGCCTTTTTCATTTGAACCTGTATGTCAACCCGATCATTGGTGTTGCGCCCAGTTGTGAACGAACGGCAAGAGCCAGGTCAATATCCAATTTCTTGTAGCGGATGCCCGCACCGAAGTGGCCCTGTACCGGACCAGTGCTTATTCCAGTGCGGAGGAACAGAACGGAATTGGGATGATATTCCGCACCGAATCTGAATTGCTCACCGCGATCAATGTCCTTTTCCACATCCGCGGTCAGCAAGAATTTTGGGCTGAACGTATAGACCAGCCCAGCCCGTAGAATGGTCGGGATCGTTTCATCGTAAGGGCCTCCGATCTTCGCCTTGTTCAAATTGTATGCATGCGCTCCTACCCATAATTGATCTGTGAGCTTGGCTTGCATTCCGATCTCGGCCGTGAACGCACTTGCACTCCCGTAATTCTCTCCTAACCGAACACTCAGATAGTCGAATTGCACGGCGACGCGAATGCTCTCTCCGAAGCGCATGGCATAACCCAAACTGCCTTTGCTCTGGTTGTACAACGAATAACCGAACCGGTCCGCACCTATCCCCAATGTACCCTTGCCCAACGGTATGGCGACCGCCAATCCTTGATGCGCGAGATCAGGTGAAAGAAAATGTTGCTGATAGAATATTCCAGCCGCGGGAACTTCAAGTGCGGCAAGTCCTGCGGGGTTAAGCCGTATGCTCCAGAGGTCACTCAGTGCTAACCCGGAGTAACCCATTCCGGCAAAACGAGCGCCCATGGGCAGATCCTCTCCACCTGCACGGATCAGTGGTGAGCTAAGTAGTAAAAGGATAGCAAGTATCGGTCGCATCGCTCCGAAAGTAGGGTATAGACATGGAGTGAGGTGTAAGTGGATGAAAATTCATCTTCTTGTGGTATACAGTAGATGCATGAAATGATCCTGTTACGTTATGGTTCAAGGCTATCGCGTCTTGAAATGTATATTCTTCGAGCATTCTGTTTCTGTGACCCGTTGCGGGTCAAAAAGCACTTAGGGCGATCCTGTATTTCTAATTTCTGCGACCCATCTAAGGGTCAGAAAAAGTTCATGTATGGACCCTGGAAGGGTCACAGAAATTAGACAAAACCCCTGACAAGTGCGGGTTTCGACCCAGAATGGGTCGCAGAGCTTTAGTGGTGAATGATTTACGACGCGATCGCTCTGCGTTGTTGTTCTGTCACCCCGGTAACGATCCTTACCTTCGCGCCTTGCTCATGGAAGACGTATTCACCAAAGCGAGCATATACAACACCATGGCACGCGTTCGCTTGCATGATATCGAGTTCGAACTGTTCATTACCGAACAGGATGTGAACGCCGCTGTTGACCGCCTTGCGGGCGAATTGCGGAAAAAGTACGATGGCAAACGACCCTTGTTCGTTGGTGTGTTGAACGGCGCTTTTTTCTTTGCTGCCGAATTGATGAAACGCTTGGATATTGAATGTGAGATCACCTTCGTAAAGGTGGCCAGCTACCACGGTACCAGCAGCACAGGGAAGGTGAGTGACCTGATCGGGCTCAACGAACGGATCACCGACCGGCATGTGGTCGTATTGGAGGATATTGTGGATACCGGCAATACGATACGCCACATCCTCGATGCACTGAAGGATCATCATCCGGCCAGTGTGAGCATTGCAACGTTACTCTTCAAGCCGGATGCATATAAGCAACCGGACATCGAAATAGAACATGTGGCCCTGAAGATCCCCAACGCTTTTGTGGTGGGTAGCGGATTGGACCACGATGGCCTTGGTAGGAATCTGCCGGGCATATACCAGATCATCCAGAACGGAAAATGAACAAACTGAACATCGTACTCTTCGGCCCACCGGGTGCAGGAAAGGGCACGCAAAGCGCGTTCCTTATCAAGAAGTACAACTTGGCTCACCTGAGCACAGGGGACCTTTTACGCGCTGAGATCAAAGCGGAAACCACATTGGGGCTAAAAGCCAAGGAGCTTATGGACGTAGGTGAACTGGTACCGGATGAGGTCGTGATCGGTATGATCAAGAACGCGATCGAGGAACATGTGGAAGCCGACGGTTTTATTTTCGATGGCTTTCCGCGCACCAAGGCACAAGCCGAAGCGTTGGATGAGATGCTCGAATTCCGCAAAGAACCGATCGTTGCCATGCTGGCATTGCAAGTTCCCGAAGAGGAGTTGGTGAAACGGTTGCTAGGTCGCGGTGCCACCAGTGATCGTAAGGATGATTCCACGGAGGATATCATTCGCAACCGGATCCGCGAATACGAGAAGAAAACAGCACGCCTTAAGGACTACTACAGCGAGCAAGGAAAATTTGTAGCCATTGATGGTGTAGGGACCGTGGAAGATATCACCAAACGATTGGTTGAGGCGATCGGTAGGTCGTGAACGCCGGAACTCTGAATTTCGATGAACGAGAAGCCCCTGTATCCGACGGATACAGGGGCTTCTCGTTCGAGTCTGGCTCTTCGTTCAACAAGAAAAAGACCAAGTGCTGGTTACACTTTCGTACAGGTCATTGTGCAGGTCTCCGAACCACCTCCACCTCCGATGGTATAGGTCATCGTAAGGATGTTGCCCGATAATTGACCACTGCCTGAGAACGTGGCACTATTACCATTGATATCTACTTGCTGATTTGGAACGGATAATTGGCTACCACTCGCAGACGCATTAACAGCTGCACCATATCCACCAAAGTTGCTGATCAATACACGGTCAACACCTGATGACGATGTGGAGATCGTGATCTGGTAGGAGAAGTTACCGCTTGGGCAGCTTTCCGAAACATTATATGTGCTTATGAATTTGCTCCGGACCTGAGTTTTGCATTCTTCACCTTCATAACCACCAGCGCATACACAGGTGCCATCCGCGCAAGTACCGCCGTTCTCACAGTTCTTGTCTTTGCACGGATCTTTTTTACAGGAGGTGAATGTGCCTGTGCTGCCGATCAATAATATCGACATTAGGGTGTACTTCAACAATTTCATTTGGGTGAGTGCTTTTGTTTTTAGGTGGTTTTGATCTGGTCTTAACCGCTCAAAAATAGAACTATTTCGATCGCTCGACCCAAATGGACCCTTTATATCCCACGAAATGGGGATGCTCGTATATAGAGTTTACTCCCTGCACTTTGCACGTTAACGAAATAGTGCGAAATAGAATGTGAATATTTCGAAAAGAGCTGCCAACCGCACAATCCCGACATTTGCGCCTCCATGAACTTCATCGACCATATCCGTATAGAATGCCGCTCCGGTGCTGGGGGCAAAGGAAGTAGCCACTTGCGACGGGAAAAGTATATGCCCAAAGGCGGCCCGGATGGTGGTGATGGTGGCCGTGGTGGTCATATCATCGTGCGTGGAAACGGACAGCTTTGGACCTTGCTCCATATGCGCTACACCAAGCACGTAATTGCCGAAGATGGGAAAGTGGGCTATAGCAACCAAAGTTCCGGGGCGAGCGGCAAGGACCAGGTCCTTGAATTGCCTTTAGGCACCGTGATCAAGATCGAAGAGACCGGTGAGGTGCTCTGCGAAGTAGTGACCGACGGCGAGGAACATATACTCTTTCCCGGCGGTAGAGGAGGGCAGGGCAACCAGCATTTCAAAACGGCCACACACCAAACGCCGCGCTTTGCCCAACCCGGTGAACCCGGTATTGAGCAATGGGTGCTCATGGAGTTGAAGGTACTTGCAGATGTGGGTCTGGTCGGTTTTCCGAATGCGGGCAAAAGCACGTTGTTGAGCGTTGTGAGTGCAGCGAAACCCAAAGTGGCCGATTATGCGTTCACAACCTTGGTCCCGAACCTTGGTATCGTGAGCTATCGCGATCATAAGAGCTTCGTTATGGCGGACATCCCCGGTATTATTGAAGGCGCATCCGAAGGAAAAGGATTGGGCCTGCGATTCCTTCGGCATATCGAGCGGAACAGCGTATTACTGTTCATGGTTCCTGCGGATTCCAAGGATATTAAGGCGGAATACACCATTCTCTTGAACGAATTGAAGGCATACTCACCGGAACTCCTGGATAAGGACCGCGTGCTGGCCATTACCAAATGCGATATGCTCGATGCGGAAATGATGGAACAACTTGCACCAGAATTGCCAAAGGACATTGAGCACGTAATGATCTCCAGCGTTGCCGGAATGGGTCTTGATGTACTAAAGGATAAGCTCTGGGAAAAACTGCACGCTTGACCGCTATGGATCTTGTAAACAGCATCATCTCACTGGATCATGAGGCGTTCTTGTGATCAACGGGTTTCATTCACCGTTCTGGGATGCCGTCATGTGGCAGATAAGTGATCTATTCACGTGGATCCCGCTCTATGTTTTTTTCCTGTACCTGATCCAACGGAGATATGGATGGCGTGGTCTAGGCATTGCGGTACCAGTGATAGCGCTGATGATATTTCTTACGGATACGGGTTCGGTAATGCTGTTCAAGAACACGGTTCAGCGCTTGCGACCAAGTCATGTGGATGCGTTCAACAATAGTATCCATTTGCTGACCGGAAGTGATGGCCAATTGTACCGTGGCGGTGAGTTCGGTTTTGTTTCATCGCATGCAAGCAATCATTTCGGGATCGCTGTTTTCATGGCCGGATTATTATCCGGTATGCGCAAGTGGATCACACCTGCACTCCTCTTGTGGGCCGGCATTATTTGTTACAGTCGCATTTATCTCGGTGTTCATTTTCCTGCTGATGTGGTGGTAGGGGCGTTATACGGTGGCATCATTGGCTTTGGGTGTGCATTCTCGTACAAGCAACTGATGTTCAATTTCAACAAGTCCGGAAAATGAATACGTGGTTAGCGGTTTTTCTTGGTGGTGGAGCGGGAAGTCTGTTACGCTACGCCATTTCTCGTGGGGTGTTGTCACTGGCATTAAGGGCTTCTTTTCCGTGGGCAACACTCGCGAGTAATCTACTTGCAACCGTCCTTTTGGCGTATGTCATGATCCGCATGCATGCTCATTTACCCGGACGTGAACACTGGATGGCCTTGTTGGCTATCGGCTTTTGCGGTGGGTTCAGTACCATGAGCACATTCAATTTTGAGAATTATCAATTAATGCGTGATGGTTTTTATGGTTTCGCGGCGATGAACATCCTCGTAAGTGTCTTGGCCGGTCTATTGATCTTTTACTTTTTTGCACGTACCACATGATGGGTAATCTCGATCGGATCAAAAGCAATTCGATCCTATTTTGTGCAAGCTTGTTAGCGTGTATGAGAATGTACGGCCAAGATCCGGCATGGACAGAACCGCCGCGTTTGGTGGTTGGCATCGTCGTGGATCAAATGCGCGTGGATTACATCTATCGGTACTGGGATAATTTCGGCGATGGCGGCTTTAAGCGGTTGATCAACGAAGGTTCGTTCCAGCGGAATGCACAATTCGACTACGCCCCAACAGAGACAGGACCCGGACATGCCAGTATTTATACTGGAACCACACCCGCAGATCATGGCATCACGTTCAACGATATGTTCTTCGGTACGGATGATACCCTTAACTATTGTGTTAAGGATCAGAGTGTGAAGGGCGTTGGTTGTGGTGAAGCCTCCGGTCACAGTTCTCCACAGAATTTGATCGCTTCTACACTAGCGGATGAACTGGAACTTGCCACTGAGCGCAGGTCAAAGACGATCGGTATCGCATTGAAGGACCGCAGTGCCATTCTTCCGATCGGCAGGACCGGGGATGCCGCATATTGGTTCATCCCCGATGATGAAGGTGCGTTCGCCACCAGCACATGGTACCGGAATGAATTACCCGAATGGCTTATGGCCTTCAATGCTGAAAAAAGACAGATCAACTATCTACAGAACAAGTGGGATCTGTTGCTTCCTATTGAACGGTATCGCCAAGTGATGCCGGATGATAACCCGTACGAAGAACCCATCCCCGGAACCACATCGCCCACCCTCCCCATGGATCTACAGGCCATGTTCAAGGCAACCGGCTCAGCCGAAGTGATCAAGTATACTCCGTGGGGAAATACGCTTACTACCGATCTGGCGCTAGCTGCTATTGCGGGGGAAGAGCTTGGTGCGGATGACGTAACGGATCTGCTCGCCTTAAGCTATGGTAGTCCGGATGAACTTGCCCATGAATTGGGCCCACGCGCCGTGGAATTGGAAGATATGTACGTTCGATTGGACCAAGAGCTGAAGCGTTTGTTCGCCGAGTTGGATACGCGCGTTGGAACAGGCAAATACACAGTTTTCCTTACAGCGGATCATGGTGTAGTGGATGTGCCACAATACCTGAAGGACCTGAAAAGCAGTGCTGGGTATATTGATAAGAAGAGTGCAAGAAAGGGATTGAACGAGGCACTCGCCAAGCGGTTTGGTGAAGGTGAATGGGTACGATCGATCCGCCGTGGCCAGGTTTTCTTGAACGACTCTCTCATGCAGGCCCGAAAGATCATTCCGGAAGAGATCCAACGAGCAACGGTAGACCATATGCAGTTGGATCCAAATGTCATTGTCGCGCTGTCCGCTACGGATCTGGCACGTAACCAATATACCGACGGTGTAAGGCGTACAATTCAACGGGGCTTCATGGTTCAGCGCAGTGGAGATGTAGTGATGGTATATCGGCCAAATTATCTGGAGTCCTATTACGGAACTACGAAGGGGACAACGCACATGACCCCATGGAACTACGATACCCAAGTGCCTGTCATCTTTTATGGCCAGGGCATACGGCAAGGCGAGATCATGGAACGCACGTCCATTACGGATATCGTGCCAACGGTTTGTGCTATTGTTGGAATTTCATTGCCCAATGCCGCATCAGGGAATGTGGTGGAAAGGGCACTAAAGTGAATGCATACTCGTTCAACGAATGAGGGCGTATGAGGGTTGATCGAACACGCGGTATCTTGATGGACCGGATCCCGATCATACCAGGTCAGAGATCCAACGTGCTGTAACCCTTGCCCACCAAGACCTGTTAATTTTTTGACAATTCCATGTGGCTCTATCGTGAAAAACATAATTAGTTTGGTGCCATGATCGCTTGGGAAAAACCCGCATTTGGAAGTCCTTTCGAACTATGGCGTGAGGATGGTCTACTCCATTTGGTCCTTGCAAAAGGAGCCCGGTTGCAGATCCGCGATATGAAGGAGATGATCCGGTTGATCTCGGCTTTGGATCCTTCTGGTACCGCACCTGTTCTGTTGGAGTTCCCGGAAAATGCTTACGCGGAAGAACCCGCTAGGATCCTATTGAAAAGAGCGTGCAAGGCACAAGGTCATCCGGTTGCATTTTTTACGCATGACCAGAAGAGCAGGCGTCAAGGGGTGATGTTCCAGAAAATGAGCAGACCGGAATTTCCGTTCCGTGTTTTCGAATGGCGCCAGGATGCTTTGTTATGGGCCCAAGAGCATAAAGAGCTTGTGAAGGAAACGGTTTGAACCGTTCGCTCGAGGCCGTTTCGCTGGCCGTTTCCTTTGATAATGTTGAAAAGCGTGTTGCATTTTCTACGACCTTGGTCTGGAATATCAGCTCTGTACGGGGTAATTTTGTAGTGTGCAACAGCACGCTCCATATCGTCCGTCATACGGGTTCGGCCTGGTCACAGCAGCGCTGATCTCATGCTTTCTCCATGGCTCAATGATCGCACAACCGGTGCTGACCATGGAGTCCGTCGTGGAGCGAGGCAATGTCATCGTTAGTGCCAGTATCGATGATCCGGAAGCTCCAAAACCAGTATTCCAAGGCGTTTGGCGAGGTGTGCCCGGTGCATTGGCTGTATTTCAATTGCAACGAACAAGTGCGCCACGCGCTGATGTTCGTGTAATGCTGGATCGCCTTGTGGAAGCCGGACTGGGTGCGTACCTCGATGCCCATCTTCAATTTGGTCGATCAGGAGTAACTACGGACATTTCGGTTACGGAAATGACCTTGGAGATGAATTCCATGATCGCAGCCGCTGCCGAGGAACTTCAGGTATCCTTTCCAGTTGTTGGACTTACAGTGCCTACTGTAACGCAACTTCTGCACTTTGCGAGCATGGATTGGAGCGGGAATTCATCCCAGACTGCATCGGGTTCCAGCGACGATAAATACTTGGCGATCTATCATACGCTGAAAGCGCAGCGCACCGAATTGGATAGACAGATACGTGCTGATCTTATGGAGCTAGGTAGCGTTCTGGTATGGGGAGAACCGAATGACACAAGAGGAAATGTCTATCGAATTGCATCTACGTGCGGTACTGTTTTCGACGAGGATAATTTCTTGTGTGCACTTGACCTGAAACTGACTGATAGTGATATGGCTGCTGTCGACCCATCGATCGGGTTGACCGCTTTGAAGGCTTATGTACCGAAAACTCAGGTTGCACCAGAGGATACGGCCGAGGTTGTTTCTTACACCGGCAAGATCCGCAAGCGGGACCGTTGGCTAAAGACGGAACTTGACATGATCAACTCACGTCTGGATGATCTTGATCAACGTCGTGAACTATGGCAATTGCGAGATCGATTGGAAGATATTGAGGATCGTATTGTTGGATTGGAACTGGAGGTGCGCGATAAGATCGATCCACCGCAGCCTGAACAGGAAAATCCACTTGCCAAGCTCAGTGAGCTGGCCGGTAAGAATCTTTCAGTATCGTTCGATCGTAATTCCGCACTATTGGGCCAGGAACATTTTGTGCTTCTGAACGAGGTTTTCGAACAGTTGGCACGCCTACCGCAGGATCGTGTGCTGATCACCGGCTATACGGATGCCAGCGGATCGCCAAGTGTGAACCTTAAGTTGAGTGAACTACGCGCTAAGGCGGTACGCAACTATCTCTTGGAACGAGGCATTCATGCCGAACGATTGATGGTGAATTACTACGGAGATAGCCGCAGTATGGGCCGA
The nucleotide sequence above comes from Flavobacteriales bacterium. Encoded proteins:
- a CDS encoding adenylate kinase, which encodes MNKLNIVLFGPPGAGKGTQSAFLIKKYNLAHLSTGDLLRAEIKAETTLGLKAKELMDVGELVPDEVVIGMIKNAIEEHVEADGFIFDGFPRTKAQAEALDEMLEFRKEPIVAMLALQVPEEELVKRLLGRGATSDRKDDSTEDIIRNRIREYEKKTARLKDYYSEQGKFVAIDGVGTVEDITKRLVEAIGRS
- a CDS encoding OmpA family protein, whose protein sequence is MIAQPVLTMESVVERGNVIVSASIDDPEAPKPVFQGVWRGVPGALAVFQLQRTSAPRADVRVMLDRLVEAGLGAYLDAHLQFGRSGVTTDISVTEMTLEMNSMIAAAAEELQVSFPVVGLTVPTVTQLLHFASMDWSGNSSQTASGSSDDKYLAIYHTLKAQRTELDRQIRADLMELGSVLVWGEPNDTRGNVYRIASTCGTVFDEDNFLCALDLKLTDSDMAAVDPSIGLTALKAYVPKTQVAPEDTAEVVSYTGKIRKRDRWLKTELDMINSRLDDLDQRRELWQLRDRLEDIEDRIVGLELEVRDKIDPPQPEQENPLAKLSELAGKNLSVSFDRNSALLGQEHFVLLNEVFEQLARLPQDRVLITGYTDASGSPSVNLKLSELRAKAVRNYLLERGIHAERLMVNYYGDSRSMGRAPDERRVEIEWLAR
- the obgE gene encoding GTPase ObgE, with the translated sequence MNFIDHIRIECRSGAGGKGSSHLRREKYMPKGGPDGGDGGRGGHIIVRGNGQLWTLLHMRYTKHVIAEDGKVGYSNQSSGASGKDQVLELPLGTVIKIEETGEVLCEVVTDGEEHILFPGGRGGQGNQHFKTATHQTPRFAQPGEPGIEQWVLMELKVLADVGLVGFPNAGKSTLLSVVSAAKPKVADYAFTTLVPNLGIVSYRDHKSFVMADIPGIIEGASEGKGLGLRFLRHIERNSVLLFMVPADSKDIKAEYTILLNELKAYSPELLDKDRVLAITKCDMLDAEMMEQLAPELPKDIEHVMISSVAGMGLDVLKDKLWEKLHA
- the hpt gene encoding hypoxanthine phosphoribosyltransferase, yielding MARVRLHDIEFELFITEQDVNAAVDRLAGELRKKYDGKRPLFVGVLNGAFFFAAELMKRLDIECEITFVKVASYHGTSSTGKVSDLIGLNERITDRHVVVLEDIVDTGNTIRHILDALKDHHPASVSIATLLFKPDAYKQPDIEIEHVALKIPNAFVVGSGLDHDGLGRNLPGIYQIIQNGK
- a CDS encoding alkaline phosphatase family protein is translated as MMGNLDRIKSNSILFCASLLACMRMYGQDPAWTEPPRLVVGIVVDQMRVDYIYRYWDNFGDGGFKRLINEGSFQRNAQFDYAPTETGPGHASIYTGTTPADHGITFNDMFFGTDDTLNYCVKDQSVKGVGCGEASGHSSPQNLIASTLADELELATERRSKTIGIALKDRSAILPIGRTGDAAYWFIPDDEGAFATSTWYRNELPEWLMAFNAEKRQINYLQNKWDLLLPIERYRQVMPDDNPYEEPIPGTTSPTLPMDLQAMFKATGSAEVIKYTPWGNTLTTDLALAAIAGEELGADDVTDLLALSYGSPDELAHELGPRAVELEDMYVRLDQELKRLFAELDTRVGTGKYTVFLTADHGVVDVPQYLKDLKSSAGYIDKKSARKGLNEALAKRFGEGEWVRSIRRGQVFLNDSLMQARKIIPEEIQRATVDHMQLDPNVIVALSATDLARNQYTDGVRRTIQRGFMVQRSGDVVMVYRPNYLESYYGTTKGTTHMTPWNYDTQVPVIFYGQGIRQGEIMERTSITDIVPTVCAIVGISLPNAASGNVVERALK
- a CDS encoding CrcB family protein, whose translation is MNTWLAVFLGGGAGSLLRYAISRGVLSLALRASFPWATLASNLLATVLLAYVMIRMHAHLPGREHWMALLAIGFCGGFSTMSTFNFENYQLMRDGFYGFAAMNILVSVLAGLLIFYFFARTT
- a CDS encoding phosphatase PAP2 family protein, with product MWQISDLFTWIPLYVFFLYLIQRRYGWRGLGIAVPVIALMIFLTDTGSVMLFKNTVQRLRPSHVDAFNNSIHLLTGSDGQLYRGGEFGFVSSHASNHFGIAVFMAGLLSGMRKWITPALLLWAGIICYSRIYLGVHFPADVVVGALYGGIIGFGCAFSYKQLMFNFNKSGK